Proteins encoded together in one Lutra lutra chromosome 4, mLutLut1.2, whole genome shotgun sequence window:
- the TACSTD2 gene encoding tumor-associated calcium signal transducer 2 — protein MARGSGLALPSPPLPLLLLLLAAAISPAAAKDNCTCATNKMTLCRADGPGGRCQCRVLGLDFPVDCSTLTSKCLLLKARMRAPKSGRALVRPSEHALLDNDGLYDPDCDHEGRFKARQCNQTSVCWCVNSVGVRRTDKGDLSLRCDELVRTHHILIDLRHRPAARAFNHSDLDAELRRLFRERYRLHPRFVAAVHYERPTIQIELRQNATEKGPGDVDIADAAYYFERDVKGESLFPGPGGLDVRVRGEPLLVERTLIYYLDEKPPQFSMKRLTAGLIAVIVVVVVALVAGVAVLVITNRRKSGKYRKVEVKELGELRKEPSL, from the coding sequence ATGGCCCGGGGTTCGGGCCTCGCGCTGCCGTCGCCCCCGCTGCCGCTGTTGCTGCTGCTCCTGGCGGCGGCGATCAGCCCCGCAGCCGCAAAGGACAACTGCACGTGCGCCACCAATAAGATGACCCTGTGCCGCGCGGACGGCCCCGGCGGCCGCTGCCAGTGCCGCGTGCTCGGTTTGGACTTCCCGGTGGACTGCTCCACGCTGACCTCCAAGTGCCTGCTGCTCAAGGCGCGCATGAGGGCCCCCAAGAGCGGCCGCGCACTCGTGCGACCCAGCGAGCACGCGCTCTTGGACAACGACGGCCTGTACGACCCCGACTGCGACCACGAGGGCCGCTTCAAGGCCCGCCAGTGCAACCAGACGTCGGTGTGCTGGTGCGTGAACTCGGTGGGCGTGCGCCGCACGGACAAGGGCGACCTGAGCCTGCGCTGCGACGAGCTGGTGCGCACCCACCACATCCTCATCGACCTGCGCCACCGCCCGGCCGCCCGCGCCTTCAACCACTCGGACTTGGACGCCGAGCTGCGGCGGCTCTTCCGCGAGCGCTACCGGCTGCACCCCCGGTTCGTGGCGGCCGTGCACTACGAGCGGCCCACCATCCAGATCGAGCTGCGGCAGAACGCCACCGAGAAGGGCCCCGGCGACGTGGACATCGCGGACGCCGCCTACTACTTCGAGAGGGATGTCAAGGGCGAGTCGCTGTTCCCCGGCCCCGGCGGCCTCGACGTGCGCGTACGCGGTGAGCCGCTGCTGGTGGAGCGCACGCTCATCTACTACCTGGACGAGAAGCCCCCCCAGTTCTCCATGAAGCGCCTCACGGCCGGCCTCATCGCCGTCATCGTGGTGGTCGTGGTGGCCCTCGTCGCCGGCGTGGCCGTCCTGGTGATCACCAACCGGAGGAAGTCGGGGAAGTACAGGAAGGTGGAGGTCAAGGAGCTGGGGGAGCTGAGAAAGGAGCCGAGCTTGTAG